DNA from Corvus hawaiiensis isolate bCorHaw1 chromosome 28, bCorHaw1.pri.cur, whole genome shotgun sequence:
ggatggatggatggatggatggatggatggaggcatggatggatggatggatggagggatggatggatggatggagggatggatggagggatggatggagggatggagggatggatggatggatggatggatggatggaggcatggatggatggatggatggagggatggatggatggatggagggatggatggagggatggagggatggatggatggatggagggatggagggatggatggagggatggatggagggatggagggatggatggagggatggatggatggatggagggatggatggagggatggagggatggatggacggagggagggatggagggatggatggatggatggagggatggatggagggatggatggagggatggagggatggatggaggcatggagggatggaggcatggatggagggatggatggatggatggagggatggatggatggagggatggatggagggatggatggagggatggatggagggatggagggatggaggcatggatggagggatggatggatggatggatggatggagggatggatggagggatggatggagggatggatggatggatggagggatggatggagggatggatggagggatggatggagggatggatggagggatggatggatggatggagggatggatggagggatggatggagggatggatggagggatggatggagggatggagggatggatggagggatggatggatggagggcaCCCTGTGAGAGCAGGACAAGGTTGGGGGGATGTTCTGAGCAGCCACCTGTGGCCCACAAAGCTCCCAACCCCTCGGATGCCACTCTGGGATGCCAGTCAGGGGATGGGCAGATgtcccctccagctcccagcctgacCATCACTGGCTGGAGAAGGGACATCCAGGTGGGGAACGTCCCTGCAGGAACGGGGACAGAGGTGGGACGTGCAGCAACCCCCAGGGTGCACatgagaggagaaagaggaggaggaagcaatGAACTCCCTGGATCCTCCAGGTCACATCCAGGCTCTTCCATTCTGGCTCCATTCCTTCTCCCACACACAAAAATCCATGCCCTGAGCTGCCAGGGCAAAGCCTGGgaaggggtgggatgggaaggcAGGAACCGcccctgtggcagcagggagcagccccggggacaTTGACCCGTGGTCCTCAGCGCCGGAGGGTGCAGGATCCGGGGTGGAGGTGTCAGCCAGGATGTTCTCCAGGACTGCTtgttctcagcttttccttcctcttcttccccgGGCTGTAGGGTCTCCCTGCACAGGACGAGCCaggtcctgctctcctgcagacTTCGACTTTGCAACTCAAAGAAAATGAACCCAAAAGTGCCTTTTGAACCCGCAGGAATCCCAACCCCCCTCAGGCGGGTGCAGAGATGGGGCCTTGCCTCAccctggggctgctcttcccGATTTTAACTATCTTGGCCTcatttcatctttttatttccctttttcttctcgCTGACACCTCCTCAGAGCCCGGCCCTGGGGGGTTATTATTGCTTGTGCCGGAGCGTCCCCGGGCACCCACGTTGGCAGATGCTGGGTCTTAAATCCACAGATGGGAAGCTCTCAAGGCACATCTGTGCCCGGGGGGGGGTCTGTCTTTGCCAAGGGGCTGGGGGATCCCCCCAGCTCGGCACAACCTCCCCAGTCCCGCATCGCCCCGGAAGACATTTCTCTTggaaattcatttttaaaaaagaaaaacaaaaaattggaccaaaacccccaaccaaCACCAAGAAAAGAACCATAAACAACTACCAGCAAAGTTTTTTGAAGAGTCCCttagaaaaaaagggaaggagggggaaaaaaaccaggaagcATTTTTCTCCCAGGCCCAAACGCTGCTGATCTTTTGGCTCGAGAAATGCATAGTTGGTAGCAAAAACCTCGCTACATCGGGAGCCCCTGGGACGGCCCCTGAGCCCTGAGGGCTCTCCATGGGGCCAGGACATCGGGGTCATCCCTCCCCGACCCTGAGGTCCCCACAGTTCCGACCCTGCTGGCCTGTGGCACCGCTGTCTCCAgccacatcccagcacagcaaggtcacgctgccagctctgggacacagccggtgctcccacagccctgccagccccgtcCCGCCGCGGccgtgcccagggctgggcagcagacAACGGTTCTCTGGGAGAGGCTCAAATCATCTTCATGTTGAACTTCCTGGCCCCTCCTTGGccggtggtggtggtgggaccATCCACCTTGCGGAAGGAATACTCCACGGAGAAGTTGTTCTTGTGCTGTCCCCGGCCGCGGCTCCAGAcgaagagcaggaggaagcagaagaGCACCACGCCCAGGAAGGTGATGCAGCCCATGGCTGTGGAGACCAGGATGGTCTTGAGGTCCAAGGTGAACTTCAAGAAGACCTGGGTGTCGTTGTGGAAGGTGTCGTTGAAGTCGCTGAGGTACAAAGTCCGGTTGGCGTGGTGGGCGCCGTCGGCCAGGCGCCCCTTGACCGTCAGGGTGGCGAAGTAGGTGTCGTTGCCACCGGCGTTGCTGGCGATGCAGATGTAGGTGCCGCTGTCCTGCACCTGGGCGAAGCGGATCTCCAGGGTGCCCCCGGGCAGCACCGTGGCCCGCCCCGTGCTGCGGGTGGTGATCATGCGGTGCTGGGGGGACACCCAGGCGATGGAGGGGTCGGGCTCCCCGTCGGCCCGGCACAGGAAGGACACGGACTGCCCCTCTCGCGCCGTCACGTGCTGCAGCTTCCGATCCCGGATCTTGGGCTTCTGGCAGGTGAAGTACTCGAAGAGCACCGAGTCCGGGAAGTCGCGCAGGGCGTTGCCCTGGATTTCGGGAGGTGAGGAGCACATGGGCTGCTGCCCGTCGAAGTTGAGCGTCTTCCGCCGCTGCAGGATCCAGAGGAGCCGGCAGTCGCAGGCCAGGGGGTTCCTGTCCACCCGCAGCGTCTCCAGCGTGTTGACCGAGTGGAAGGTGCTCTCCTCCAGCGTGGACAGGAAGTTGCTGGAGAGGTTGAGCAGCCGGATCTGTCTCAGGCCGGAGAAAGCCTGTGGCTCCACGGACACCAGGAGAGCGCCCACGAtgtggagctcctggagccGGATGAGGTCTTTGAAGGAGCCCTTCAGCACAGTGCTAATGGGGTTGTAGGACAGGTTGAGGTACCGCAGGTACACCAAGTTCCTCAAGGCAGCGGCGGGCACGGCTGTGATGTTGGTGTAGGTGATGGAGAGCGAGGTGAGGTTCAGGCCCTGGAAGCTGGTGGGGGACACCTCCTCCAGCAGTGGCCAGTTGTCgatctccagctgcaggaggttGTAGAGCTTCTTGAAGTTCTGGTCCTCCAGCGCAGAGATGCTGAGGTGCCGGAGCCGCAGCACCTCCAGGTTCTGGAGGTAGGACAGCGACTCGGCCGAGATGGAGGTCAGGTTGCACTTCTCAATggtcagctgctccaggcccagcagccccgagaaGGCGCGCTGGGAGATGTACACCAGGTCGTTGTCGCCCACGTCCAGGCTCTTCAGGTTGCGCAGGTCCTGGAACATGTAGTCCAGCAGGATGACGAGCTTGTTCTCGCTGATGTCCAGCAGGGTCAGGTTGGTCAGCTTGGTGAAGACCCCCGGGGGGATGAGCTTGAGCTGGTTGCCCCGCAGCCGCAGGGTCTGCAGGTTGAACAGGTTGCTGAAGGCGCCGGGCTCCACATTGGAGATGATGTTCTCGCTGAaatccagctcctccagcagcgGGTACGGGGACAGGTCCCCGGGGTTGAGGCAGCGGATGCGGTTCTTGTTGAGCTCCAGGACCCTGGTCTCGGTGGGGATGCCCTCGGGGATGGCGGTGAGGCGCTTGCGGTGGCACAGCACCGAGCGCAGCTGTGGGGCGCACTCGCAGCGCGCGGGGCAGGCGCCTGCCCGCGGGGACAGCAGGACCACGTGCAGGGCCAGCACCGGGAGCCACCATGTCATTGTGTGGGGCATGGTCTAGGGGCTCACTGCCGTTCTGCCATGCGCCTGTGACGGAGAGAGAGCGGAGTCAGCGGGGACAAAGTCCTGCCCGGCCCCACAGGTCGCCTGTCTGGGAGCTGAGACTGGACAGCGCTCCCCAAGCCATGGCCCATGGGGCTGATAAGGCCCCAGGCCCTCCAGGAAACCCTCTGGATCCCTTTTACCTTCTGTGCAACCTGGGGATCCTGCCCTGGGCAAAGCTGGGATAAACGAGCCTCAGTCTCCAGCAgaacagggaaactgaggcaggggcAGAGGTTTGTGAgaggagccagggctgcagaCCCACACCTGAGCCTCTGCTCCCCCTGGCTCagccctccctgtgctcctgatGGTGCAGGCACGGGCGGAGGGGACCTGAGCACCCCGGGGTaatggggggcacagggacaccccaagggcagggcaggagcaaaGAGATGCTGGCAGAGATGCTGCCAACTCGTGACACAGGTGGGATGCTCCACGCCGTCTGGGGACACAGGTGGGGTGCCCCACGCTCTCTGGGGACACAAGTGGGGTGCCCCATGCCCTCTGCTCCCGCTGTGAGGTCTCGTCCAGCGGCACAAATCCTCCCCAGGCCCCCGGCTCGGTGGGGTCCCGTAGGACGGGGGATGCTCGGTGCCGCACGTAGGGCCcggtccccgtccctgtccccatcctgccctCCTAAAGAGCGCAGATTAAGGCGGCCTCGGGCACAATCTTTGCCGAGGAGGGATTAACACCGGCCCCGCGGCGCCGTGCCCCGGCTGCCCTCCTTTCCAAGGATTAGCACTTCACCGCcgctttcccttttctttgcttCCCCTTCCGTGCCCCAAATctgccaggctgcctggaaaCGCAGCTCCCAGCACCGCTGCAAACTCCTCAGCCGCCTTTCCTTAATGAAGCACGGTCATTAACCTAATTAAGTGGCAGAGGTGCTCGGTTGGGGAGCTGCGGGGAGGTTTTGAGCCTGGCAAGAGAATATTGGGGGTACCACGAGCAGGGCCAGCCCCTCCAGCCACCCCTGTGGAGGTGCAGTGAGCGGGGCACCAACCCCTCCAGCTCGGGGGGCTTTTTCCCATCGCTCCCACAgcactgggacaaactgggatgCTGCCCCCGAGGGCTGGTTCCAGCTCTTCCGACTTCCAGGGAGCCCAAGCTGTGGCTCCAGGGAGTCCTTCACAGGCTCCCTTCTGTCCCTCTGGGCACATCAGGGACCCCAAACCTGTCTGTGGGAGCCCCGCAGGATGTGGGGTGAGGGAAGAGGATGGTGTGACATCTGTGGCTGCTCAGGGCCATCGAGGTGTGGCTGCAATGTTCCACCTTGGTGCCACTGCAGGTCCTCAGTGCCCAAAAGCTCTCAAAAAGGCCCATCTTGAGgtggctgctgcttggcttAGGGAGTGACAGAGGGAGAGCGATGGGGACCCCGGATCCCCCTGAGAGATGACGCTGGTgaagcagggacagcaggagctggcacagcttcacacccactgtgctgaggacacaAAAGGCTGGTGTCaccctctctcctgtccccaTGGGCACATGGGAACAGCCTCAGGTGGCTGGGGGGGTCACTG
Protein-coding regions in this window:
- the LINGO3 gene encoding leucine-rich repeat and immunoglobulin-like domain-containing nogo receptor-interacting protein 3, which translates into the protein MPHTMTWWLPVLALHVVLLSPRAGACPARCECAPQLRSVLCHRKRLTAIPEGIPTETRVLELNKNRIRCLNPGDLSPYPLLEELDFSENIISNVEPGAFSNLFNLQTLRLRGNQLKLIPPGVFTKLTNLTLLDISENKLVILLDYMFQDLRNLKSLDVGDNDLVYISQRAFSGLLGLEQLTIEKCNLTSISAESLSYLQNLEVLRLRHLSISALEDQNFKKLYNLLQLEIDNWPLLEEVSPTSFQGLNLTSLSITYTNITAVPAAALRNLVYLRYLNLSYNPISTVLKGSFKDLIRLQELHIVGALLVSVEPQAFSGLRQIRLLNLSSNFLSTLEESTFHSVNTLETLRVDRNPLACDCRLLWILQRRKTLNFDGQQPMCSSPPEIQGNALRDFPDSVLFEYFTCQKPKIRDRKLQHVTAREGQSVSFLCRADGEPDPSIAWVSPQHRMITTRSTGRATVLPGGTLEIRFAQVQDSGTYICIASNAGGNDTYFATLTVKGRLADGAHHANRTLYLSDFNDTFHNDTQVFLKFTLDLKTILVSTAMGCITFLGVVLFCFLLLFVWSRGRGQHKNNFSVEYSFRKVDGPTTTTGQGGARKFNMKMI